One window of the Vigna radiata var. radiata cultivar VC1973A chromosome 1, Vradiata_ver6, whole genome shotgun sequence genome contains the following:
- the LOC106766662 gene encoding UPF0481 protein At3g47200 has protein sequence MNNVQRHTPLNVLENQWTEILNNVNLPAEDDFPMKCIYRVPQRIRQTNPRAYTPQIVSLGPYHYNRLEAMKNFKLKYVKGFLNRTELRISELLAKIEETQNNNNTRSWYAEPVNINGDDFFDMILLDACFIVELFVRKYEDINFQIKDPLELEPWMMLQIRHDLIRLENQLPFATLEHLYHTVKDSASQRSLPSFADICFNYLNRPTFRCVNPNKNPEHFTDLLKSSILSSSLPEHGLGEEGAGNEVIHVYSVSQLMKAGLKFTASPNDCLLDLKLSNGVLSMPVLNVNASTDLYFRNMVAYEHCHDLATKIITQYVVILKFLIITENDVNILVDKKIIVNWVGDANNVVTIISNLSSGVSMPNFCRHYFTICSGLNNFYENPRNELKALIKHEYFSNPVKKASSIVALVLLLFTSIQTACSFISVIIRGN, from the exons ATGAACAACGTCCAG AGACATACCCCACTAAATGTTTTAGAGAATCAATGGACGGAGATTCTTAACAATGTTAACCTTCCAGCCGAGGATGACTTTCCTATGAAATGCATTTATAGGGTACCACAAAGAATTCGTCAAACAAATCCCAGAGCTTACACACCTCAAATTGTTTCACTTGGCCCTTATCATTACAACCGTTTAGAGgcaatgaaaaattttaaactgaaaTATGTCAAGGGATTCCTAAATCGAACAGAACTACGTATCAGTGAATTGCTAGCCAAAATTGAAGAGACTCAAAACAACAATAATACTCGAAGTTGGTATGCAGAGCCTGTTAATATTAATGGTGATGATTTCTTCGACATGATTTTACTTGATGCTTGCTTCATTGTTGAGCTTTTCGTAAGAAAGTATGAAGACATTAATTTTCAGATAAAAGACCCTTTAGAGTTAGAACCATGGATGATGCTGCAGATTAGGCATGACTTGATACGACTGGAAAATCAACTTCCATTCGCTACGCTTGAACATCTTTACCACACTGTTAAGGACTCTGCTAGTCAGCGATCATTGCCCTCCTTTGCTGATATTTGTTTCAACTATTTGAACAGACCAACTTTTAGATGCGTGAACCCAAACAAGAATCCAGAACACTTCACTGATTTGTTAAAATCTTCTATACTATCATCATCGTTACCAGAACATGGTCTGGGAGAAGAGGGAGCAGGCAATGAAGTTATTCATGTATACAGTGTAAGCCAACTAATGAAGGCAGGTCTTAAGTTCACAGCCAGTCCAAATGACTGCTTACTTGACTTGAAATTATCTAACGGAGTGTTGAGCATGCCAGTCTTGAATGTAAATGCCAGTACAGATCTTTATTTCAGGAATATGGTGGCATATGAACATTGCCACGATTTGGCTACAAAAATCATTACTCAATATGTAGTGATCCTAAAATTTCTTATCATTACTGAAAATGATGTGAACATACTTGTTGACAAGAAAATTATTGTCAATTGGGTAGGTGATGCTAACAATGTGGTTACAATTATTAGTAATCTGAGCTCAGGTGTCAGTATGCCAAATTTTTGTAGACACTATTTCACCATCTGCAGTGGCTTAAATAATTTCTATGAAAATCCTCGCAACGAGTTAAAGGCTCTCATCAAACACGAGTACTTCAGCAATCCTGTGAAAAAGGCATCTTCTATTGTTGCACTTGTGCTACTTTTGTTCACGTCCATTCAGACTGCATGTTCATTCATTTCAGTAATCATTCGTG GTAATTAA